The following proteins are encoded in a genomic region of Brachypodium distachyon strain Bd21 chromosome 1, Brachypodium_distachyon_v3.0, whole genome shotgun sequence:
- the LOC100830085 gene encoding pentatricopeptide repeat-containing protein At4g18975, chloroplastic isoform X1 has protein sequence MTVSFALRLGPPASATSGGGGRPTGTRALVSKRPNKEQHLWIRKDSAGSGKKALRLVNTVSKLPNGKEAVYGALDRWTAFETEFPIIAAAKALEMLKRQRQWIQIIQVTKWLMSKGQVLTWTTYDTLLLALFMDGRLDEAESIWNTVIQKHTRSVPKRLFSRMILIYDSRRLPDKVLEVFADMEELGVHPDEDTTRRIGRAFASSGQEDKQKPVLEKYLKKWKYIHFNGERVRVRRAGPLA, from the exons ATGACGGTTTCCTTTGCACTGCGCCTAGGGCCACCGGCGAGTGCGacgagcggaggaggtggccgccCTACCGGCACCCGAGCGCT GGTGTCAAAGAGGCCAAACAAGGAACAACATTTGTGGATCAGGAAGGATTCAGCGGGGTCAGGGAAGAAGGCCCTTCGCTTGGTTAATACT GTTTCAAAGTTACCAAATGGAAAAGAAGCTGTATATGGTGCATTGGATAGGTGGACTGCTTTTGAGACTGAGTTTCCTATTATAGCAGCGGCAAAAGCTTTGGAAATGTTGAAAAGGCAAAGACAATGGATACAGATTATTCAG GTAACTAAGTGGTTGATGAGCAAAGGCCAGGTTCTGACGTGGACAACATATGATACATTGCTGTTGGCTCTTTTTATGGATGGAAGATTAGATGAGGCTGAGTCAATTTGGAATACTGTCATACAAAAGCATACACGCTCAGTGCCAAAGAGATTGTTTTCTCGGATGATCCTGATTTATGACAGTCGTCGTCTTCCAGACAAAGTTTTGGAG GTATTTGCTGACATGGAGGAATTAGGGGTGCATCCAGATGAGGATACGACTAGAAGGATTGGAAGAGCATTTGCGAGCTCAGGCCAGGAAGATAAGCAAAAACCTGTTCTCGAGAAGTACTTGAAAAAGTGGAAGTACATCCATTTCAACGGCGAGCGCGTTCGGGTGAGGAGGGCGGGACCTTTGGCGTAG
- the LOC100828970 gene encoding isopentenyl-diphosphate Delta-isomerase I, whose translation MAGAAGEDAGMDEVQRRLMFDDECILVDEQDNVVGHESKYNCHLMEKIESENLLHRAFSVFLFNKKYELLLQQRSETKVTFPLVWTNTCCSHPLYRESELIQENFLGVRNAAQRKLLDELGIPAKDVPVDEFTPLGRMLYKAPSDGKWGEHELDYLLFIVREVELVPNPDEVADVKYVSREQLQELIRQADAGEGGVKLSPWFRLVVDNFLMGWWEHLEKGTLQEAVDMETIHKLK comes from the exons ATGGCCGGTGCGGCGGGTGAAGACGCCGGGATGGACGAGGTCCAGAGGCGCCTCATGTTCGACGACGA ATGTATTTTGGTAGATGAACAAGACAATGTCGTTGGCCATGAATCGAAATATAACT GCCATCTGATGGAAAAGATCGAATCTGAGAACCTGCTCCACAGGGCTTTCAGTGTATttcttttcaacaaaaaatatgagcTGCTACTTCAG CAAAGATCTGAAACAAAGGTTACATTTCCTTTAGTATGGACCAACACCTGCTGCAGCCATCCTCTGTACCGTGAATCCGAGCTTATCCAGGAAAACTTCCTTG GTGTCAGAAATGCTGCTCAGAGGAAGCTCTTAGATGAGCTGGGCATCCCAGCCAAGGATGTGCCAGTTGACGAATTCACCCCTCTCGGTCGGATGCTTTACAAGGCCCCATCTGATGGGAAATGGGGTGAACATGAGC TGGACTACTTGCTGTTCATTGTCCGTGAGGTGGAGCTGGTCCCAAACCCGGACGAAGTAGCTGACGTGAAGTACGTGAGCCGTGAGCAGCTGCAGGAGCTGATCCGCCAGGCGGACGCCGGGGAGGGCGGCGTGAAGCTGTCCCCCTGGTTCAGGCTGGTGGTGGACAACTTCCTCATGGGCTGGTGGGAGCACCTCGAGAAAGGCACGCTTCAAGAGGCCGTGGACATGGAGACCATCCACAAGCTCAAGTAA
- the LOC100830085 gene encoding pentatricopeptide repeat-containing protein At4g18975, chloroplastic isoform X2: protein MKFLTCVHCPDLCRVSKRPNKEQHLWIRKDSAGSGKKALRLVNTVSKLPNGKEAVYGALDRWTAFETEFPIIAAAKALEMLKRQRQWIQIIQVTKWLMSKGQVLTWTTYDTLLLALFMDGRLDEAESIWNTVIQKHTRSVPKRLFSRMILIYDSRRLPDKVLEVFADMEELGVHPDEDTTRRIGRAFASSGQEDKQKPVLEKYLKKWKYIHFNGERVRVRRAGPLA, encoded by the exons ATGAAGTTTTTGACTTGTGTGCATTGTCCGGACTTATGCAG GGTGTCAAAGAGGCCAAACAAGGAACAACATTTGTGGATCAGGAAGGATTCAGCGGGGTCAGGGAAGAAGGCCCTTCGCTTGGTTAATACT GTTTCAAAGTTACCAAATGGAAAAGAAGCTGTATATGGTGCATTGGATAGGTGGACTGCTTTTGAGACTGAGTTTCCTATTATAGCAGCGGCAAAAGCTTTGGAAATGTTGAAAAGGCAAAGACAATGGATACAGATTATTCAG GTAACTAAGTGGTTGATGAGCAAAGGCCAGGTTCTGACGTGGACAACATATGATACATTGCTGTTGGCTCTTTTTATGGATGGAAGATTAGATGAGGCTGAGTCAATTTGGAATACTGTCATACAAAAGCATACACGCTCAGTGCCAAAGAGATTGTTTTCTCGGATGATCCTGATTTATGACAGTCGTCGTCTTCCAGACAAAGTTTTGGAG GTATTTGCTGACATGGAGGAATTAGGGGTGCATCCAGATGAGGATACGACTAGAAGGATTGGAAGAGCATTTGCGAGCTCAGGCCAGGAAGATAAGCAAAAACCTGTTCTCGAGAAGTACTTGAAAAAGTGGAAGTACATCCATTTCAACGGCGAGCGCGTTCGGGTGAGGAGGGCGGGACCTTTGGCGTAG